Proteins from a single region of Desulforegula conservatrix Mb1Pa:
- the tnpC gene encoding IS66 family transposase, with translation MKTGIKSLHDNASIIRESLKSAVSSPEVFDDKCQPVIDYIEELEGKIRILQKQVFSSKTEKRPAPENDPQMLLFNEAETESPEEQAPEEVKEETIEVPAHKRVKPKRKPLPESLERVEVVHDIAESEKVCGCGTCLEKIGEETSEKLDIIPAKIRVIRHIRPKYACKKCEGTESEGPTVKIAPVPDQIIPKGIPSAGLLAWIVVSKFCDSLPLYRQVKLFERIGVTISISTMASWMIQVAEKCGPMIDLLRMEILSGPCINIDETTLQVLKEQDRADETKSYMWVFRGGPPEKPSVIFQYSRTRSGSVAKDFVEGYKGYCQTDGYAGYDCLEKDSEIKLLGCFSHARRKFIDVIDARGKKDKGKTGSAEQALGYIQKLYRIERSAADRKLSPYEIFELRQNEAKPVLDEFKSWMDKRVVQVPPSSLLGKALKYTLSNWERLIRYIKDGNLKPDNNAAENAIRPFVVGRKNWLFAGHPNGAHASSVLYSLVESAKSAGLEPYAYLRFLFEKIPLAQTEDDYQKLLPQSITTEYLSVFISKL, from the coding sequence ATGAAAACAGGAATTAAAAGCCTTCACGACAATGCTTCAATAATCAGGGAATCGCTTAAGTCTGCGGTATCTTCTCCCGAAGTTTTTGATGATAAATGTCAGCCTGTAATTGACTATATAGAAGAACTTGAGGGCAAGATCCGCATTCTCCAGAAACAGGTGTTTTCGAGTAAAACAGAAAAAAGACCTGCTCCTGAAAATGATCCTCAGATGCTTCTTTTTAATGAAGCAGAAACAGAATCTCCCGAAGAACAGGCTCCTGAAGAAGTCAAGGAAGAAACCATCGAAGTTCCTGCCCATAAAAGGGTGAAGCCTAAAAGAAAGCCTCTTCCAGAATCGCTCGAGCGCGTAGAAGTTGTTCATGACATCGCCGAATCCGAAAAAGTCTGCGGATGCGGCACCTGCCTTGAAAAAATTGGAGAGGAAACTTCCGAAAAACTTGACATAATACCAGCTAAAATAAGGGTGATTCGCCACATCAGGCCCAAGTACGCTTGCAAAAAATGTGAAGGAACAGAATCCGAAGGCCCAACCGTAAAAATCGCGCCTGTTCCTGACCAGATCATCCCCAAGGGAATCCCATCAGCAGGACTTCTCGCATGGATAGTGGTTTCCAAATTCTGCGACAGCCTTCCGCTTTATCGTCAGGTTAAACTGTTCGAAAGAATCGGAGTCACGATTTCAATATCCACAATGGCTTCGTGGATGATCCAGGTTGCGGAAAAATGCGGCCCAATGATCGATCTTCTGAGAATGGAGATTCTTTCAGGCCCATGCATAAATATCGACGAGACAACGCTCCAGGTTTTGAAAGAACAGGACAGGGCAGACGAAACCAAATCGTATATGTGGGTTTTCAGGGGCGGCCCGCCAGAAAAGCCTTCTGTTATTTTTCAATATTCCAGGACAAGATCAGGCTCTGTTGCCAAGGATTTTGTTGAAGGGTACAAAGGCTATTGCCAGACCGATGGCTACGCTGGTTACGACTGCCTTGAGAAAGATTCGGAAATAAAACTTCTGGGCTGTTTCAGTCATGCAAGACGTAAATTCATAGATGTCATTGACGCTCGCGGCAAGAAGGACAAGGGAAAGACCGGCAGCGCTGAACAGGCTCTTGGATATATCCAGAAACTTTACAGGATAGAGCGTTCCGCAGCTGACAGAAAACTTTCTCCTTATGAAATTTTTGAATTGCGCCAGAACGAGGCAAAGCCTGTTCTTGATGAATTCAAGTCATGGATGGATAAAAGGGTTGTTCAGGTGCCGCCATCGAGTCTGCTTGGCAAGGCTCTGAAATATACGCTTTCAAACTGGGAAAGGCTTATCCGTTATATTAAAGACGGAAATCTCAAACCTGACAACAACGCAGCTGAAAACGCAATCAGGCCTTTTGTCGTAGGCAGAAAAAACTGGTTGTTCGCTGGGCATCCCAACGGAGCACATGCTTCATCTGTTCTTTACAGCCTGGTCGAATCAGCAAAATCAGCGGGCCTTGAGCCATATGCATATCTGAGATTTCTTTTTGAAAAAATACCGCTCGCTCAGACTGAAGATGATTATCAAAAACTGTTGCCCCAAAGTATCACAACGGAATATCTGTCTGTTTTCATCAGTAAACTGTAG